In the genome of Phacochoerus africanus isolate WHEZ1 chromosome 5, ROS_Pafr_v1, whole genome shotgun sequence, the window CTGCAGGGCCAGCCCGGGTCACCACTACCGGGGACCGTCTCCTTTGCAGGACATGCCTTCATCTTTGTCGAGTGAGGCTTGAGGGCTTTGATGCGTGAGATGgacaggaaaagacaaagagacacagacagacaccTAGGGGTCCTGGAGGCCCAGACGAGCCCTCAGCCAGACTGAAATCTTGGCGCAGCCCAGCACTCAGCTCATAGCAGGAACGGAGTAGTTTCCCCACCAAGCAGATGCCGTGGCTACTGTGGCCTGCCCTTGGAAGCTCATCGCATGCCTTTGGCACCCCTGAGGCCCAAAATTCCACTGGGATGTTTCATTATTGCTCTGAGGTCTCCTGTCCCCAGCTAAGGGTACCAtcgctccccccagcccccaccccagccccttcctgGCAGTGGAAAGGGGCAGAGACACCCCCAGGGTTGCCACGGAGACTAAAGTGATGGTGGAGCCAGCGTAGGGCAGGGTCTCTCCCGCAGCCACGGGGTCCTGGAGGGGCCCCGCCCTCCCGCCGTCCACAGAGGCTCCCAGGGAGACTCCCCGCCCAGCCGGCTCCAGGCCCCGGGGTCCACCCTGGAAAGACCTTCAAAGGACTTGGCCATTCTTGAGTGAGCGCCAGGAGAGAATCCGCTCTCGGAGTCAATTTAGCCGGCCACACGGGTGGAAGGAATTTGCCGTTTCTCTTAACATCGACCCCCTCGTGATTTACATGAGGGCCACTGTCCGAAGGCCCCCGTTAATGGATCACAGTGGAAAATGAGATGCCAAGGCCCAGGCGTCTAATTAGCACAATGAGACCCAGCTGGCTGGGGGAGCCGGTGGGACCAGGGCGGGGCCGGATCCCTGCACTGAATTCCCCGGGGACGTGGAGGTCGGGCGTGGGCGTGCCTGGGCTTGCTGCCCACCATCCACCAGGCCCTGGTTGGAGCCACCAAGAATTGCAGGAGAGCCAGGCTGGCCAGCTCGTGACCCGGGTCACCTTTGATGATGGTCACAGCTTCAGGTTTACCGCTGCCTGGGAGCTGGAGATCCCCAAGGCTCAGAGCCATGGGGTCCCCCTCTGCTTGTGCAGAGACTAAGGTGCAGACAGAGAGGGCAGGTCCCATGCAGCCTCGGGCATGGCTCTGGCCTGGCTTCAGGCCCTAGCCGCAACCTCTGGCCCGTGGTGTCCCCTGGGAGGCCCAGAGCCTCGCTGCTGGCCGCAGAAGCTGCCTCCAGAGGCCTCCTGCAGCTCACATCGGCTCTCTGGGCCTCCTGGACTTGGCTAAATGTTTCCTGAGAGTCCACTTTGTGCCAGACCCTTTGCAGGTTGCCAGGGATAGAGCGATGGGCAAAATCCAACCTGATCCCAGGCTCCCAGCTCTCTGGGGAAGACAAACCCCATGTCCACCTCCCTAGCAAAAATACCTGGTGCCGCAAAAATACACACGAGGGGATTTGACCTATTCCAGGCATCGTGGGAGGTGGAGCTGAGAGCAGAAAGCCAAGTAGGAGTAACGGGCACTTAGCCaatgggagagggggtgggggagtggccAGGCAGCAGGAGCaacacatgcaaaggccctgtggcaggaggaAGCATAGGGCAGTCGAGGAACTGCAGGAAGCTGTGCAGTGGAAGCACAGAACCAAGAGGATGGTGGTaaaggggggagtggggaggccgCAAGCAATTCTTGTGCCTTAAAAAGGTGATTCCAGGTGTGACTCAGGAGGGATGACTCAAATCCCCTCAGACTTTCAGgagcctcagcccccacccctggaaGGGGCAGTTCTGTGGACCACCCCAGCTGCCTGGACCAGAGGACCCGGAGGAACCCATGGAGGGGTCGGGCAGAGCCAACCCAGGGGTCACTCTGGAACCTGACGGAGCGTcgtggagatggaggcagagagtgGTGGGCCTGGGTCAGGGCAGCCCAGACCATCGATGAACCACAGCTGGAGGGAGAGGAGCCACAAGCAAGCCGTGCTGTGAAGCCACCAAGAGAAGCAGGGGCCCGGACATTGGCACCACCAGCAGCCTCACAGTTggtcccctccttctctcccgcCTTctttgccccaggccccaggagccTCCCAGGTCCCCCACCCAGAGCCAAGGGGGGAGTTATAGGTGCCGCTGGTCAACCCTGGGCCCTGGAACAGAGGGGGGTGTTAGTGGATGGCTGTCTGAAGGGCAGAGAAATGAATGAGCAAAGGAACAGCTCCCTGTCTCCCCTCTCGAGAAATGAATGAGCAAAGGAACAGCTCCCTGTCTCCCCTCTCGAGAAATGAATGAGCAAAGGAACAGCTCCCTGTCTCCCCTCTCGAGCCACACGGAGCCCCTCTGGCTGCCCCTTTGTCCTCAAACGATACAGGGCCCGCAGGCCTgctgtcatggagcagcggagCCCAGACCTGCCAGGCGGGCAAGCAGGGGCCCATGATCCCACCCCCTCCAAAAGCTCGGCTCTGGCCTGGTTCCTTGGGACCCAAACAGGTCTGACAAGTTCCTGGGCAGCTGAGTCCTTGATTTCCAGGAAAGCCAAACTCTTAGAGAGCAGAGAGAGTGAGGCCTGGCTGGAGGAAGGGCTCTTTTGGACTAGTCCACCCCCATCCCTCCAGGCTGATGGGGACaattgatccccagcccagagggaACATGGGGTGCAGGAAGGCAAGGGACAAGGAGAGGGACTTCCTTGTTGTGACCCCAAATTCAGTCCCCGCCCCACATTCCCCTGCGTGGGGCAGCAGTGTGGGGGAGAGCTGATGGGTGCAGGctcagagccaggctgcctgggttcgcTCCCAGCTCTGACTTTGACCTTGTCACCtacctgtgttttattttttgttttggttatctttctgttactgatgcgtaggtttttttttttttttttttttggctgccatcCCAATGTGCGTgtaagttcccagaacagggatcaaaTGCAAGCCACCATAGCGActcacaccatggcagtgacagcactggatccttaacctggtgcaccACAAGATAATTGCAAtgcatagtattttttaaaagtatgttcaGGATATAAGATCTTTGTTGTCATCTACTGTGGCTAATATCTTCTCCAGCCTGCGTCTGGCCTTTTCACGCTCTTGGGTAGCTTTGAgcagaagttttatttatttatttatttatttatttatttatttattggtcttttcagggccacactggctgcatatggaggttcccaggttaggggtctaattggagttacaactgctggcctacaccacagccacagcaatgctggatccttaacccactgagtgaggccagggattgaacctgtgtcctcgtggatactagtcagatttgtttccactgcaccacaaagggaactgtgGAAGTTTTACATTTGAAGTCCAACTTCTGCACTTTCATCATATGGCTGGTGTTATGCCTGCCCTGCTTAAGCAATCTTTGCCTACCCCTTCAGTGTCCCGAGAGTCCACCTGCTCCTCTCCAGGTTTGCCTCTGTCCAGCTCCCAGCTGCCAGATCTCTCCTGGACCACTCCcacatcctcccctccccaggcctgtccTCTGCCCGCCCAGCGACAGGACTGGCTCATCTCTGTGTCCCTAGGACTGGCCCCAGGTCTGGCACTcactaggtgctcaataaaactTCATAAATGAAGACAGTGTCCTGGGACCCAGCTGGGGATCATTAAAACTGTCAATTAGTTCTAAACACCAGCTCATCAGGAACatttgagcaaagccaggaagtGAAAAGTTTTGGAAAAACCAACACCACGGGTATGTTTAGCTTTCTCCCCAACCGGAGCGTAAATCACGAAAACTCAGACCTTGTTAACATCGTTTATTCTCGCTCTGCCCCCGACCCACAGGCAAGGGAGCCGTCTCCTCGCACATGTTGGCGGCAGGGGCTCCCCAGCagccacccctgccaccccagccccctgGAATTGCTGCCTCTGAATGTGTGGGTTCGGTGGCGGGGGGCGCTGGCGGTGCACAGGCTCCTTCTAGTCTTTTTCTTCGCCGTGCGTGATGACGTAGCACAGGTTCCTGTAGTCCAGGTTGCCACACACATCTGGTGGGAAAGCTGCAAACATCTGCTTGATctggggaaggagctgggagTCAGCCTGGATCGGGCATGGGGGGGGCCAGAGCCCAGGGGCTCAGGCAGAATGTCATTCCCCTCTTCGCAGATGGAGGCATCAGGGCGGAGGGCACCGAGGCCAGGGCAGCAATTCGGGGTCCCAGAGCCACCCCTACTCATCCTGCTTCCCATCCCAGGAGTCAAGGGTGACTTCATCTCAGCAGTTGACTAAAATAAGGGTACTTCCTCGAGGCTGCTCCATTCGCTGAGCCACGCCATCGGGCCCTGCCCTGAAAAGCGAGTGCTTACCTCCTCCTCGCTGAACCGGTCTGCCTGCGTCATGAGCTTCTCTTTGATGCTGTATGAAGGAGAGAAAGGGTCACGTTCAGGGGGCCGGCCACTCTGTGTGGCAGATGCTGGGGTGATGGCCATGTGGTCTCGGGCGCCCCTTCAGCTCTCAGCCTCCTTTGAGATGTGGATGCTCCGCTTCGCTCAGGTGGGGACGCCGACCTGACCGTGGGGACCCCTCCAATGTCCCGTTGTGCACTAATGATCAGCCTCCAGGTCTCTGAGGGGAGCCTCTTCGCCCTGGTTCTAGGCGCATCCCTTTTTCAGCTCCTAATTACGGCTGACGTCTGTGAGCTGCTTCGGAGCGTACAAGGTGCTTGCACTCAGCCCAGGGTGGGAAGTGACCTGCATCCGCGTCCAGGCCTGCCCAGGTCTCCTTGCTCCTCACAGCCCTTGGGAGTGGTACCATCATCCCCCTTTtatggaggaggaaactgaggctcagagagggtccTGGTTTGCAGTGGTGGGTGGGCCTTGTCCCCCCTGGGCCAGAGCGGCCCGGGGCCTGGGGGAATGGCcggaggtggggcctttgaggCTGGGTGGGAGGGCCTGCTGCCTCTGGGAGGTCGGAGGGCCCCACAGGGCTCTCAGGGGGCgcagtgggcaggggtggggtcagAGGGCTGAGCGGGCGCCTGAGCGCCCGTGTGTCCCGTGGCAGCTGCGGCCCCCGCTCGGGACCGACGCGCATTTTCCATTATTCATGTTACTGCAGGACAGTCACAGTTTCCAGCTCTCCAAGCTGGGGACTTTTCACAGACTCTGTTTCAACCAGAGCCTCCTCTGTGGCCTGCCTGGCGGGCAGCCATGTCCTCCCCATCCCAGAGCCTGGGGAAGGCACCTTCGCTTCCCAAACTGGGTCCCCAAAGGGTTCTTTTcagccctgacctcactctggcGGGAGTGAAGCTGGATGGCCGTAGAAGGGTAGTTTCAGGCCACTCCAGGGCTGTCCCCGCCCTGTGCCTCCCTAGGTCCCCAAGACAGGGAGGCAATGGGGTGAAGGCAAGGCTGCAGCCGGGAGAAACCCCCTGGGAACCGCTCCCCAACCCCTGAAGAGAGTGTGACTTGAAACTTGGGGGGTGGAGGACAGTAAGGATGTCTCGGAGATAAGACAGAccctccccgctcccccaccctgcccccacccccgcccccagctccatCACAGGCTGATTCTAATAGAAAGCAAAATGAGCCTCAAGCCAAGGTCTAAAGCATCACAGTAATTGGTCAGGAAGCCTGGGCCTGAGGAAGAAATCTCTTGTGCCCAGGGCCACCCACAGGCCCAGTGAGGCCTTAGAGGCTCTGACGGGACGGCCCAGGGACAGCTCAGAGGTCGCTCAGTGTCTCAGTCCCGGGGAAGCCCGCCTCTGCCCGGCAGCCCCTGCCCGCAACCCTTGGCTCTCTGCCCTGTGTCCTGCCTGGCCTGAGGCCCCCAGGCATGGCAGGCATCAGCGCTCCTGTACTCCACAGGCCAGCCCAGTGGCAGTTGGACAGCTGCCCACAGCCACCTCACTCTCTGTGCCTCTCCAGCCGAGCAGGTCCCTGCCCCTGGCCTCGCCTCCGTCCCCACATCCACCCAGACCCTGGCTAACATCTGGCGCGTGTCTCTCCTCTCTGCGGAACCCTGGTTCCCATTGGTGCTGACTTCTTGTATTTCAGTCACCCGTCCACGCCCCTCCATCCCAGAGGGCAAGAACCTTGTGGAGGCCGCaagcctctctcctcctcctccaggctggcCTCCAAGCTGCCCCCGCCTAACTCCTTCTTAGAAGGGCTCTCCCACAACCAACCGAGGGCAGACAGGGTCCAGAGCCCACACAGGCCCCACCTACCGCTCTGTGCTCAGTCTCCGTGCCCCCCACCTGCCCATACCCTGCAGCCATAGCCCGCTCCTCCTCACCAACCCCCAACATGCCAAGTCCAGGCTCTTCTCTCTGTATGTTCCTGCATCTAGAATGTTCCCTGCTCCAGCCAAAGTATTCTTCAGGGCCcacctctcccccctcctctccccacctgcccGGGGACCCCACATTCCCTGTGCACTTCCACCCAGATGGGGacaccgaggcccagagaggggacgGGACCTCGAGAGATGCTGAGCTGGGCAGGCAGGACCCTCCTCGGTCCATCTGTCACCTGAGTCTTCAGGGAGAGGAAAAGCGAACAGAAGGCAGAGGGGACTCACAAGTCGGCCTTGACGAAACCTTTCCCTTCCGCGTCAAACACCTTGAAGGCGTGGAGAATGGTCTCCTCTGGGTCCGTGCCTAGAagcaggggggaggggcaggaggaagaggatgggcCGAAgcggggggcgtgggggggggcaGGTCCCAGGACCCCTGTGGAGGCCTGTGGCTCAGGTGAGGCCAGAAAAGTAAGATTTCAGAGAATGAGGAAGAGAGGGCCCGCCAGGCGCTCTGCACGTGACAGCGAACAGCCTCCCTGGCTGTACGTGGGGACCCCAATTGCACATTGACCACATACTTGACCCTCCTGACCACTGGccccgttttacagatggagaaatggagGCTCCGAGAGGCTAAGCGACTTGTCCAAGGTCTCACAGGGGATGCTGTGATCACTGAGGTGTGGGAGGGGGCAGCTCTGGGGATCTCCTCTCCCAGGAGGTACATGAGAGGCTGTGGGTGGAGGAGAAAGAGCTTCTCTTGGGCGCTGGAGGTGGGGGCTCTGGCAGTGGCATTGGAGGCGTCTGCGAGGTTGTCCAGGCCAGAGGCGGGGCAGGTGGGCCAACATGCTGGGCCCAATGGGGGTGGGGAAAGCACAGCCAGGGCTGTTCCAGTTTTAACACTTGCATAGTGTGAGCTTTGAGGAAAGATGTCATCAGAGGAAATTGTTCTAAGAACCCAGCGGGACGGAATGCCGTGCCCCTGGTGGTTCAGACCCAGAAACAGAGGTCCAGAGAAAGGAGGGGTCTCAGCCAAGGTCCCAGGGACTATGAATGGCAGCAGGAGGCCTGCTGACCCTTACCCAGTGCTCTTTCTCTGTCACCTGCCCTCCCTGCTCACTGTGGACCAGGGGAtgtccctttccttcttcttcctttttttttcctcatttttggctgccctgcggcatgtGAAGTTCTGGGGTGGAggatgagatccgagctgtggttgcaacctaagctgccactgtggcatgctggatccttcacacactgtgcagggcccgggattgaacctgtgtcccagggctcccaagacaccccCAATCCCATTGATCCACAGAGGGAAcgcctccccttccttctttaaGGTGGAGCTGCATCACTGGGGAAATGGAGACAAAGGTGGGGTTTGCTGCCCGCCTCCCAGGGTAGGTTAAGATAATATTCACAAAGAGTAAAGCTCCTGACAGACATTAATCCATCATGGCCGCAAACACATCTGAGTGCTCGCTGCAGAGTCCCATCCTGCAGTTTCATCATTTAACCCTGTGGAACCCATGTGGCAGGTGCTGATGTCCCCAGTTTATCAAAGAGGAAACGGAGTCTCAGAGAGGCTGTTACTTGCCTGAGATCCCCACGAATAAGGGGAGGAAGGGTTTGAAGCCAACTCTTTGGACCTCCAGAGCCTCCTGTTCTGCCAATCTGTGCTTCTGCCTCTCAGACTGGGTCAGGGCCAGCCGTGCCTCCCCCGTCAGACTGGGTCAGAATCAGCTGAGTGTCCGCATCAGGCTCATTTAGGACAGGGTGGTGTCTGAGTCACTCAGCCCCTCTGAGACTGAGCCAGGCTCACTGCTGGCCctgctggcctgggagctcctaGAGGCAGAGCAGTGGGCTTCCTCTAGGCAGGATGGCAGGGGGCCAGTGTGCCCAGGCCAGAAGCTCAGCCCAGGATCTGTCACAGCCTGGCcttgtgggaggaggaggggtggccaAGGGATtatggtgggggtgtgggggggtgttgcTGTGGGATCTTGGGCTCCCAGGGTCTTTGGAGAGGCCTCCCTCCTGGGACAGGCTGGCTCCAGCCCGCCTTCCTGAGGACCAGCCACATGTGGACCCTCTGCCCTGGGCTCAGGCCCTGTGGCTGGACATTTCCCAGAGCCCCgtccccccctcctcctcccggAAAGGGCCTCTGCCCTGCAGACTGCGAA includes:
- the MYL10 gene encoding myosin regulatory light chain 10: MFDQSQIQEFKEAFTIMDQNRDGFIDKEDLRDTFAALGRINVKNEELEAMVKEAPGPINFTVFLTMFGEKLKGTDPEETILHAFKVFDAEGKGFVKADFIKEKLMTQADRFSEEEIKQMFAAFPPDVCGNLDYRNLCYVITHGEEKD